In Halanaerobiales bacterium, the DNA window TCTTCAAAAGAAACCCAGACATCATCTTCCATTATATTTTTAATAAAAGCTAAGGTATAATGAATTGCTGTCATTAATAATCCAATGGGAACAAATATCCAAATCCAGCCTAAAGGAACTCTAAGAACCGGACTCATTTTTTGCTGCTGAAAAATACCAATAACATAATCGCTTGCTAAATATGTCATCAAATACATAAAAGCTGCTGTTCCAAAAGTTACTATATAGGTCAATATTTTTTGTATCTTTGGATTTGCTATATCGTGAAATGCTGACATTCTAATATGTCGTCCATTTCGGGCTGCATAACTGGTACCCAAAAAGGTAACTAAAACTATCAAAAATTCATTAATTTCTGTAGCAAATGATAGAGAGTGATTAAAAAAGTTTCTGGCAAAAACATTTACTATCGTTAATCCTCCCATGACCAATATACCATATGCTAAAATTAATTCTTCAAAACTTCTAATCCAATCATTAATTTTTTCTAAAAATCCCATAACTTCACCCCTTTTTGTCTTCTACTCATCTACTAATTTTATTTCAAAAATAACTTTCTAGGGAAATCTACAAATGTTTCACAACCATCTTCTGTTACATAAAATGGCTCACTATTTTCAAATCCAAATTTATCCAGCCAGATACCTGGCATGAAATGGAATGTCATCCCTGGTTTTAAAATTGTTTTATCACCTGGTCTTAAACTAGCAGTATGTTCACCCCAATCAGGTGGATAATTTAAACCATATGAATATCCAACTCGAGATTCTTTTACTACTTTACTTCCTGAAATAGATTCTCTCCATTTTTCTTCTACTTCTTCACAACTTATTCCCGGTTCTATGAAATCTAAAGTTTTATTGAGTCCATCTACTACAGTTTTTGCAATATCCTGTAAATCTTGAGGTGGATCACCAATATATAGTGTTCTGGACAAGGGAGCATGATATTTATTTTTACTTCCAGCCAGTTCTAAAAGTACTACATCCCCTTTTTGATATCTTCTATCAGTCCAGGTCAGATGAGCAGTTGAAGTTCTTTCAGCTGAAGGCATAATTGGAGCTATTGCTGTATAATCTCCTGTAAAATCTTCTGTTCCTCGAATTTGTGCTTCATATACCTTTGCTGCAGCATCTCCTTCTCTGACACCTTCTTCAATATTATCTATAGCTGTTTGCATAGTATTTTCCACGATTCTAGCTGCCATTTTCATATATTCAAGCTCTTTATCACTTTTTATCTGTCTTACTAAAGGTACAAGCCTGTTAGCATCCTTAAAATCTGCCTTATTTAGTTCATTTTGAAGAGTATTATAACATTTAGCTGTAAAGTAGTAATTATCCATTTCCAATCCAATATTAGCTTTCTCATAACCTTTATCTTTTAAAATATCTGTTACAAATTCCATAGGGTGTTTTACT includes these proteins:
- a CDS encoding TRAP transporter small permease, giving the protein MGFLEKINDWIRSFEELILAYGILVMGGLTIVNVFARNFFNHSLSFATEINEFLIVLVTFLGTSYAARNGRHIRMSAFHDIANPKIQKILTYIVTFGTAAFMYLMTYLASDYVIGIFQQQKMSPVLRVPLGWIWIFVPIGLLMTAIHYTLAFIKNIMEDDVWVSFEEKSEYEDLEDAMAEEDNSVEYTGEY
- a CDS encoding M24 family metallopeptidase translates to MRLKKVKEKMDQAGMQVLLATHPANMNYLTGYDGWSFYVHQGVLVFIDKEEPIWFGREQDSNGAKITTWLKDENIIGYEDDYVQSLVKHPMEFVTDILKDKGYEKANIGLEMDNYYFTAKCYNTLQNELNKADFKDANRLVPLVRQIKSDKELEYMKMAARIVENTMQTAIDNIEEGVREGDAAAKVYEAQIRGTEDFTGDYTAIAPIMPSAERTSTAHLTWTDRRYQKGDVVLLELAGSKNKYHAPLSRTLYIGDPPQDLQDIAKTVVDGLNKTLDFIEPGISCEEVEEKWRESISGSKVVKESRVGYSYGLNYPPDWGEHTASLRPGDKTILKPGMTFHFMPGIWLDKFGFENSEPFYVTEDGCETFVDFPRKLFLK